The Argopecten irradians isolate NY chromosome 4, Ai_NY, whole genome shotgun sequence genome has a window encoding:
- the LOC138321665 gene encoding 26S proteasome non-ATPase regulatory subunit 9-like yields MAASTQNMNHLMKRKSDLEAEIKALNEVLDSQQGVGLKEPLVDTEGFPRADIDVYSVRHARHQIICLQNDHKAVMAEIEEELYKIHAEARKAKGESMDTTEEGGSVQTQSLTERLSPFADVDRVDEGSPAAEAGLKVGDAIVQFGSITSSTFQSMQNIASVVQHSKDNPLKVIVRRKDRETPLSLTPKSWSGRGLLGCNIVPVKR; encoded by the exons atggcggcctccaCACAAAACATGAATCATCTTATGAAAAGAAAATCTGATTTGGAAGCCGAAATCAAGGCTTTGAATGAAGTTCTTGATTCG CAACAAGGCGTTGGTTTGAAGGAGCCCCTGGTTGATACAGAAGGCTTCCCCCGGGCAGATATTGACGTCTACTCAGTGCGACATGCCAGACATCAAATCATAT gCCTTCAGAATGACCATAAGGCAGTTATGGCCGAAATTGAGGAAGAATTGTATAAAATCCATGCTGAAGCTCGCAAGGCTAAAGGTGAATCTATGGATACTACTGAAGAGGGTGGATCTGTACAAACTCAGTCTCTGACAGaaagattatctccctttgctGATGTAGATAGAGTTGATGAAGGATCTCCAGCAGCTGAAGCG GGATTGAAGGTTGGAGATGCCATAGTGCAGTTTGGTTCCATTACGTCAAGTACATTCCAGTCAATGCAAAATATTGCATCTGTAGTCCAACACAGCAAAGAT AATCCGTTGAAAGTCATTGTACGAAGAAAAGACAGAGAAACACCTTTGAGTTTAACACCAAAATCTTGGAGCGGTCGTGGATTATTAGG GTGTAACATTGTACCAGTGAAAAGATGA
- the LOC138321664 gene encoding uncharacterized protein: MGNVRNQRILLIVICSLSWTNAASSASTCSSPAIEAYSDLGILCYWVDLDLQSAADAAVSCTSQGGYLAEIPDTAVLQTLTAGLTANYPAITYTSKLHFGYIMKSPSDIESRRPPNLKPNFVTWGTGEPSYNNLTNYCIAINNGGEWFAVDCEISMSALCFNITDPACPLLDPPPNGSVTYTSTNATAIFQCDHGYTKTSGDERLLCAGTDWLGTVPKCSVAVCTFNTTEFAEVHMSADASVAGLSTNVTIKCEEGYSFFVDHTSGQSVTMVTCECVFKNGGATCEVFGDIHYKRCDAVTCPQLAPEYSFHDMETGRNYTYGENITLVCTAGYVHRSAVLSHPPKVTTFCNESGQWDVSSIECKKTGQYKGCYAPGSLQTLLNLTLSAQLYCIYDCRDLDYRYAASANGSCFCGNYLEPTFTVVDPMLCNRECPLIPSDQHNTYCGGLNHEESIYRTITTNCYKEVNMTGIPSFPVSGDKTLTCKQRCLADFAFYSILTNGQCSCTNSSSFQGSVVAHSCSSLPGFNGILYTITQLNDLTLDYESCDKLYEAGVKDNGYYNLKVLGRTYCNFKDGTICPHGWIGFAGDCYLFQKGNFTFVNAMKYCQQLNGTVASILTSVQNDFVTSTIQGFDEFRGSTTLMKKWFIGLYDPKAIAAYSWTDGNLLTYQNFADLEPLAGELTCVALYQDNGKWYSHSCGTETNTICKYGGESLTCVYDDINSTVWNSTFDDMTLTMCTQACLARGTSYSLARNDTCYCVEGISNTSVMSYSNCDIGCPGNILQTCGGNTAGYFTAVDLRNASRASTCEDLQSQGLTGDRYKLEGSNNYTVCNDTGCPYAWIKGNSSCYKLLLGRKNYADALQSCANYSSHLLVVNSVEDDEFISGVIGNLTFYSSAPEWTFGLHMTGFYTKRYFWANGQRSNPTVKDIISSGTGRLKRGLFLSPSMIWKMGGKTSERSYICEQSNVFHGCYLWSNVSVAVIENDAYMTVQQCVESCRGNGYLFAMVQKTACFCEHLPPLDKDGGAICSDTCVGVQSCGSTIDDAVSVYKTWLYPLSNTCEDLYDRGVIRSGTYSINGIATTCNFYDNTTCPTSDWLGYRGKCYMFVDQALDQSQLYSHCDNLGGHLLTITSESEHDFFRMILKGHPKYAHTTIRLGLVDEFGLGTFTWATGSLPSYSPPLSSNPSQNSVVMELTNDADYNYVTSDEDTTTYSFCELKRQYLGCFTTPGSIQPIISKYENMDLTLCKQTCMGNVSMDGVALVQRTACYCTELPIPTAATTSASCNVTCPGNSLQVCGGDDVVNAYSLEYSDVAQNCSSLYKAGVWRKGTYLIGNTTQECGETMIDDTLCPKGWFGKHGACYQFASTVGMSYTDAEQTCFNNGGYLFYPSSTGKRQMFKDLYPYISVTTDGIWTSVKDELLTSFKRTGDGSVFGELASSNDQIYSVFNMTTGLMESYSNGSFAVICERSEGYVGCKQVNRISATVLPIYLRYDITATQCIQYCLSSNLAVYAIVWNTWCYCFDETSVSFNESYVDSCESCVGYSAQPCGSKVLNGVESVFKLSYYATNLAASCAQMVDSGVSMYGRYNIRPPNNNPITVTCFWEVFHFIDVPGNLITASSYEAPFIPSLIRGTELLSIFSPDTVWIPAEGDTEPWVQLELSNDYLVTGMLVQGRPNPSTNQFTKTVEVRYTSLVDKEWKSIGSFLANKDKASAINIFFPAPFVTKTVRVYPDGTSVALRMGLFGNHMAMLDYSSTYMGCYAVFNTSSPDVTLTVSVVSEADCVVTCAGTVPFYSYDALLAECRCHEKMSYGQLPQSDCDNAEPFAAAVHRLYAVSCDPPGAVPGSTNLTTFAHVPDVFTVSSTISYTCDAGHEFFLDNTTSRNITCGDNHVWDSDLGDYCRVISCPELDFPNGTVNTTATTYKTVVLLTCNTGYTMSGATSMPIICQADKTWNSSAITCQAVDCGTPPSMANTELTDKGHTYGLNATYTCPSPMRFAPDTYSLTSSCGADGKWEPIMAVCTRYRCGDPPDVRNAISAVDNTTATYSCVSHYQFPGGSSVKAITCNSSFIWESIPDCIYNGTLVTKKLAEISFVDTKLRQNNSSLLDVIRGDSTIDCSDRCLRNSLCQAFNYNKQLTDANCKLFTETSDTDIFLVSTDWMYFEVNDIELFP; encoded by the exons TGATATGTTCCCTGTCCTGGACCAATGCCGCCTCCTCGGCCTCTACGTGTAGTAGTCCCGCTATCGAGGCTTACAGCGACCTTGGGATCCTCTGTTACTGGGTTGACCTGGACCTTCAATCAGCCGCTGATGCAGCTGTATCCTGCACTAGTCAGGGTGGATACCTCGCCGAGATTCCAGATACGGCAGTTCTGCAGACTCTGACAGCCGGGCTAACAGCAAACTACCCTGC GATCACTTACACATCCAAACTTCACTTTGGTTACATAATGAAGTCACCGTCTGATATAGAATCAAGGAGACCACCAAATCTAAAGCCAAATTTCGTTACGTGGGGTACCGGCGAACCCTCCTACAACAACTTGACGAACTACTGTATTGCTATTAACAATGGCGGGGAATGGTTTGCCGTGGATTGTGAGATTTCTATGTCTGCATTATGCTTCAATATCACTG ATCCCGCCTGCCCCCTCCTTGACCCTCCCCCGAACGGAAGCGTGACCTACACCAGTACAAATGCCACCGCCATATTTCAGTGCGACCATGGCTATACTAAGACTTCCGGTGATGAAAGACTGTTGTGTGCCGGCACGGATTGGTTGGGGACTGTACCGAAGTGTTCAG TTGCGGTGTGCACATTTAATACCACAGAGTTCGCGGAGGTTCATATGTCAGCAGACGCGAGTGTCGCTGGCCTCTCAACTAATGTTACAATTAAATGTGAAGAGGGTTATTCATTCTTTGTTGATCACACATCCGGGCAATCAGTAACCATGGTGACCTGTGAATGCGTTTTCAAAAATGGAGGAGCCACCTGTGAAGTGTTCGGTGACATACACTACAAACGGTGTGACG CGGTAACATGTCCGCAACTTGCGCCTGAATACTCCTTCCACGACATGGAGACCGGACGTAACTACACTTACGGAGAGAATATAACGTTAGTCTGTACGGCTGGATATGTTCATCGGAGCGCTGTCCTCAGTCACCCTCCCAAAGTCACCACCTTTTGCAATGAATCTGGTCAATGGGATGTGTCCTCGATAGAATGCAAAA AGACCGGACAATATAAGGGGTGTTATGCACCAGGTTCGTTGCAGACCTTACTCAATTTGACGCTTTCAGCACAGCTGTATTGCATCTATGACTGTAGAGATCTTGACTACCGCTATGCCGCGAGCGCCAATGGTTCATGCTTTTGTGGGAATTACCTTGAACCAACCTTTACAGTAGTAGACCCCATGTTGTGTAACCGGGAATGTCCACTAATCCCCAGTGATCAACATAACACCTACTGTGGAGGATTAAATCACGAAGAATCTATATATAGAACAATAA ccaCTAATTGTTACAAGGAGGTCAATATGACAGGGATTCCATCCTTCCCAGTGTCTGGTGATAAGACTCTGACCTGCAAACAGCGCTGTTTAGCAGACTTTGCTTTTTACTCCATTCTCACAAATGGTCAATGCTCATGTACCAACAGTTCCAGCTTTCAGGGTTCTGTAGTCGCGCATTCATGCAGCTCCCTTCCCGGCTTCAATGGaatactttatactataactcAATTGA ACGACCTCACGCTAGATTATGAAAGCTGTGACAAGCTGTACGAGGCTGGTGTGAAAGATAACGGGTACTATAACCTTAAGGTACTCGGCAGAACGTACTGCAACTTCAAAG ATGGAACAATATGTCCGCACGGATGGATTGGTTTTGCGGGCGACTGTTACTTGTTCCAAAAGGGAAATTTTACATTCGTAAATGCAATGAAATATTGCCAACAACTAAATGGTACTGTGGCCTCAATACTGACGTCTGTTCAAAACGACTTCGTGACCTCTACTATACAAG GTTTCGACGAATTCAGAGGATCGACAACGTTAATGAAAAAATGGTTTATTGGATTATATGACCCAAAGGCAATAGCTGCTTATTCCTGGACAGACGGAAACCTGTTAACATATCAGAATTTTGCTGACTTGGAGCCCCTGGCTGGGGAATTAACATGTGTGGCTTTGTATCAGGATAACGGTAAATGGTACAGCCATTCCTGTGGCACGGAGACAAACACTATCTGTAAATATGGCGGAG AGTCCCTGACTTGTGTATATGACGATATAAATAGCACGGTGTGGAACTCAACCTTCGATGACATGACGTTGACAATGTGTACACAGGCTTGTCTAGCTCGTGGAACATCATACTCCTTAGCAAGAAATGATACGTGCTATTGTGTGGAAGGTATTTCTAACACTTCTGTGATGTCATATTCGAACTGTGATATCGGATGCCCCGGAAACATTTTGCAAACATGTGGCGGTAATACGGCTGGCTACTTCACAGCTGTTGACT TAAGGAATGCCTCCCGGGCTAGCACGTGCGAAGACCTCCAATCACAAGGCCTGACAGGAGACAGATATAAACTAGAGGGCTCTAACAACTACACAGTCTGCAACGACACAG GTTGCCCATATGCATGGATTAAGGGAAACAGTAGCTGCTACAAATTATTGCTAGGCAGGAAGAATTACGCAGATGCGTTACAATCATGTGCTAACTACAGTTCCCACCTCCTGGTAGTAAACTCAGTAGAAGACGACGAATTTATCAGTGGTGTCATAGGAAACCTCACATTTTATAGCTCGGCGCCGGAATGGACATTCGGACTTCACATGACAGGTTTTTATACAAAGCGTTATTTCTGGGCCAATGGTCAGCGGAGTAACCCGACTGTGAAGGATATAATATCGTCCGGTACTGGAAGGTTGAAACGAGGCCTCTTCCTGTCACCATCTATGATATGGAAAATGGGTGGCAAGACCTCAGAACGAAGCTACATCTGTGAACAGAGTAATG TATTCCATGGCTGTTACCTGTGGTCCAACGTCTCAGTGGCGGTGATAGAGAACGACGCCTACATGACGGTGCAGCAGTGCGTGGAGAGTTGTCGTGGTAACGGTTACTTGTTTGCCATGGTACAGAAGACGGCGTGTTTCTGTGAACACCTACCTCCTCTTGATAAAGATGGTGGTGCGATCTGTTCTGATACGTGTGTGGGCGTTCAGTCATGTGGATCCACCATTGACGATGCGGTATcggtatataaaacat GGCTGTATCCATTGTCCAACACGTGCGAGGATCTCTATGACCGTGGAGTGATTCGCTCGGGCACATACTCCATTAATGGAATTGCTACGACTTGCAACTTTTATG ACAACACAACCTGTCCTACGTCTGACTGGCTGGGATATAGAGGCAAGTGTTATATGTTCGTTGACCAGGCATTGGATCAAAGCCAGCTATACTCCCATTGCGATAACCTTGGTGGACATCTGTTGACGATCACTAGTGAGTCGGAACACGACTTCTTTCGTATGATTCTCAAAG GTCATCCGAAGTATGCCCATACTACAATTCGCCTGGGATTAGTTGACGAGTTCGGATTAGGAACCTTTACTTGGGCCACTGGATCCCTTCCAAGTTATTCCCCGCCTCTATCGTCTAATCCATCTCAAAACTCGGTTGTCATGGAATTAACGAATGACGCAGATTATAACTACGTCACGAGTGACGAAGACACAACTACGTATAGTTTCTGCGAACTAAAAAGGC AATACCTAGGGTGTTTCACAACACCGGGAAGTATTCAACCAATTATATCAAAGTACGAAAATATGGATTTAACTTTGTGTAAACAAACCTGTATGGGTAATGTATCTATGGACGGAGTAGCCCTGGTCCAGCGGACTGCATGTTACTGTACAGAATTACCCATACCCACAGCGGCTACGACCAGTGCCTCGTGCAACGTTACGTGTCCTGGAAACTCCTTACAAGTGTGTGGAGGAGATGACGTTGTCAACGCATACTCATTGG aATATAGTGATGTCGCCCAAAACTGCTCTAGCTTATATAAGGCAGGTGTGTGGAGGAAAGGCACATACCTTATAGGAAATACAACACAGGAATGTGGAGAGACAATGATTG ACGATACGTTATGTCCCAAAGGATGGTTTGGAAAGCACGGTGCGTGTTATCAGTTTGCTTCAACGGTCGGAATGTCGTATACGGATGCGGAACAGACATGTTTTAACAATGGTGGATATCTGTTTTATCCAAGCTCGACAGGAAAACGTCAAATGTTTAAGGATCTATATCCCTACATATCCGTCACTACTGACGGTATCTGGACGTCCGTCAAAGACGAACTACTGACTTCCTTTAAGAGAACCGGCGATGGTTCGGTGTTTGGTGAGCTGGCTTCATCAAACGACCAGATTTACAGTGTGTTTAACATGACCACTGGTTTAATGGAGTCTTATTCTAATGGCTCATTCGCAGTTATCTGTGAACGATCAGAAG GTTACGTTGGGTGTAAACAAGTCAATCGAATATCTGCTACCGTACTTCCGATATATTTGAGATATGATATAACGGCCACACAATGCATACAGTATTGCCTGAGCTCTAACCTAGCGGTGTATGCTATAGTGTGGAACACTTGGTGTTATTGTTTCGATGAAACATCAGTTTCATTTAATGAATCATACGTCGACAGCTGCGAATCTTGCGTGGGATATAGTGCTCAGCCATGTGGATCAAAAGTCCTAAACGGCGTAGAATCTGTATTTAAGCTCT CGTACTATGCTACAAACTTGGCCGCAAGCTGTGCACAGATGGTAGATTCTGGTGTTTCGATGTATGGACGGTATAATATTCGACCTCCAAACAATAATCCGATAACTGTGACATGCTTCTGGGAAG tgTTTCATTTTATAGATGTTCCCGGTAATCTCATAACGGCCAGTTCTTATGAAGCACCGTTTATACCGTCTCTAATCAG AGGAACCGAACTGCTCTCCATCTTCAGTCCGGATACTGTGTGGATTCCGGCTGAGGGTGACACGGAGCCTTGGGTACAGCTGGAGTTATCCAATGATTACCTAGTGACTGGCATGTTGGTACAAG GTCGCCCTAACCCTAGTACAAACCAATTCACGAAGACAGTAGAGGTCCGATACACAAGTCTTGTCGATAAAGAATGGAAATCTATCGGTTCC TTCTTAGCTAACAAAGACAAAGCCAGCGCCATCAATATTTTCTTCCCGGCCCCATTTGTGACGAAAACCGTTCGAGTATACCCGGATGGAACAAGCGTAGCACTCCGAATGGGTTTATTCGGAAATCATATGGCCATGCTCGATT aCTCTAGCACATACATGGGATGTTACGCAGTGTTCAACACAAGTTCGCCGGATGTGACGTTGACTGTGTCAGTAGTAAGTGAGGCTGACTGTGTAGTAACATGCGCTGGCACAGTGCCCTTCTACAGTTACG ACGCGTTATTGGCTGAATGTAGATGCCATGAAAAAATGAGTTATGGTCAACTCCCACAAAGTGATTGTGACAATGCCGAGCCTTTCGCTGCAGCAGTCCACAGACTTTACG CTGTAAGCTGCGACCCACCTGGAGCCGTACCCGGAAGTACCAATTTGACTACATTTGCCCACGTTCCGGATGTATTTACCGTATCCTCTACTATTTCATACACTTGTGATGCCGGTCATGAGTTCTTCCTGGATAACACTACTTCTAGGAACATCACTTGTGGGGACAACCATGTTTGGGATAGCGATCTGGGCGACTACTGCAGAG TTATTAGCTGTCCTGAATTGGATTTTCCAAACGGCACTGTCAACACAACAGCCACAACCTACAAAACCGTGGTACTGCTGACATGTAACACTGGATACACCATGAGTGGCGCAACAAGTATGCCCATTATATGTCAGGCTGACAAAACCTGGAACAGCAGCGCCATCACCTGTCAAG CGGTAGACTGCGGAACACCACCTTCGATGGCAAACACGGAACTGACTGATAAGGGACACACGTACGGATTGAACGCCACCTACACGTGCCCCAGTCCAATGCGTTTTGCCCCGGATACGTACAGTTTAACGTCTTCGTGTGGTGCCGACGGAAAGTGGGAACCAATAATGGCAGTTTGTACGC GTTACAGATGCGGTGACCCCCCGGATGTCAGAAATGCGATTTCAGCAGTTGATAACACAACAGCTACATACAGCTGTGTCAGTCATTACCAGTTCCCAGGCGGTAGTAGCGTTAAAGCCATCACATGTAACAGCAGCTTCATATGGGAGTCCATCCCTGACTGTATCTATAACG GTACCCTGGTTACCAAAAAGCTAGCCGAAATATCATTTGTCGACACCAAACTTCGCCAAAACAACTCGTCCCTTTTGGACGTGATACGTGGTGATAGTACAATAGACTGTAGTGACAGGTGTCTAAGGAACAGTCTGTGTCAAGCGTTTAACTACAACAAACAACTGACAGACGCTAACTGCAAGCTGTTTACTGAAACTTCAGACACGGACATTTTCCTGGTTTCCACAGACTGGATGTATTTTGAAGTTAATGACATTGAATTATTTCCTTAG